TGCCGTGTGGACATAAGCTGACTTGACTTTCAATTGCAGTACGACATCGCCGTATGCGTGACCGAAGAACAAGGTCAACTTCAGATCACCTTGGAATCGCCGACGCACTTCATGTCGGCAGCCCAAGCAGAGCGCCTTCTAACATCTTATGCAACCGCTGTGCGCTCTATAGCCTCCCATCCAGAAGCACAGGCTCAGGAGCTCGGCCTGGCTACCGACCTGGATCGAATCCAGCTGCGGGCATGGAACCCTGCCAGACTGGAGACCAAACACCAGTGCATCCACAATGTAATCGCGGAAACAACTCACCGTCAACCCTCGAGACCAGCAATATGCTCGTGGGATGGAGATCTATCATACTCGGACCTGGACTCGCTGTCCACCAAACTTGCTGTCCGGCTACAGTCTCTGGGGGCCGGTCCGGGAGAGATTGTGGTCTTGTGCTTCGAGAAATCCCTCTGGGCCATGGTGGCGATGCTCGCGGTTGCGAAATCCGGTGCGGCGTTCGTCCACATCGACATCCAGGGCGCCCCGAAGAGGACAGAGTCTGTGATTATGCAGACCAAGtcgcgcctcggcctcacTTCCACAGCTCAGCATGCGAAGCTAGCGAGTGTTGTCGAGACGGTCATGATCGTCCACAAGACCTCCGTCGAGGAACTTCCCAGCCCAGAGAGCCGCGACCAACCTGTGGCCTCTGCTGACCCTTCGAGCGTTCTCTACGTCATCTTCACTTCAGGTACGACGGGGGTGCCAAAAGGAGTCGTCATCCAGCACAAGTCGTTCTGCTCGGCCGTGGCCTCCAACAGGTCGTGGCTGCAGATCAAGGCCGAGTCCCGGGTGCTGCAGTTCACCAACTACTGCTTCGACGCCTCTCTCGAGGAAATCTTCACGGTGCTCGTGGCCGGCGGCTGCATCTGCATCCCGTCCGAAACAGACCGCCTGTCAGACATCCCCGGGTTCGTAGCGCGGCATCAGGTGAACTGGGCTGCGTTCACGCCATCCTACTTGCGGACCCTCGATCCCGATGAGCTCGAGTCACTCGAATTCATCACTGTCCACGCGGAGCCCATGAGCCAGGACCTCGTGGCCCGCTGGGCCGGCAAGATTCGCATGAGGCCAAGCTACGGGCCGACGGAATGCTCAGTTACGAGCACCGTTGGAGCCCCGTTCACCGTCGACACAGACGCTACCAACATCGGATGGCCGGTCGGTTGCCGCGGCTGGGTAGTCCACCCGGAGAACCACGACATCCTGATGCCGATCGGGGCTGTCGGCGAACTCCTCCTGGACGGGCCGATAGTCGGCAAAGgctacctcgacgacgaagccaaGACAGCGGCTGCTTTCATCGACCCACCAGCCTGGGCCGTTGAGGTCGAATCTGCGTTTCCAGAGGAGGGCCTCCCGCGCAAGCTGTACAAGACGGGCGATCTTGTCAGCTACGCCGAAGACGGCAGCTTGCTTATCCATCGAAGGAAAGACCACTCGCAAGTCAAGATTCGCGGCCAACGTGTCGAGCTCGGTGAGATTCAGTTCCATTTGGACAATCTTTCGGGCATCATACAACATAGCATGGTTCTCGTGCCGCAATTGGGGCCTCTCGAGGGTCGCCTCGTAGCTGTTGTCAGCTTGGCCGCCACCTCTTCAAAGTCCGAGATAGCAGTCCACGGCCAGAGCATCACCATCATAAGAAAAGAAGACCTGGATTCGGCGCTCTCTCGGAAGCTCGGCAGCATCATGGATGAGATGACTTCGCTTTTGGGGCGGGAACTGCCCCAGTACATGATTCCAGAGACTTGGCTCCTTGTCCAGAGTCTTCCTGTGCAGTTGTCTCTGAAGCTGGATCGTCAGCATGTGGTCAAGTGGGTGAATGGGATTGACGAAAAGACATTGCAAGCCGCGTTGGATGTACACCAGAACGTCGACGCGGGAGACGAGCATTGTTCTCCCACTGAAGAGACGGTTCTCAGGATATGGAAGAGGGTTCTTGGCATCCAGCAAAGTAGGTTGACAAGCAACTGTCACCATGAAAACAAGGGCAATGCTAACTGTGGCACGAGCAGGCCATATATCTCTCGATCAGTCTTTTTTCAGGCTGGGGGGAGACTCCATCTACGGTAAGAATCCGTCCATGCAACTCTACCACGTCCTTGTGACTTGGGCTAACTCTCTATCCGCTCAGCGATGCAAGTGATGCGCCTCTGCAAAGAAGCTGGTCTCCGGGTCACCACCCAAGATGTGCTTGCAAACCCAACGGTCAGGCAGTTGGCATCTGTGGCTTCTCAGGTTCCAGACGGACAAGGCTCGATGCCTACTCCTCCACAATCACCCGACATGTCCTCGTCCCTGACATCTTTCGCCAAACTCGTACTGGGCACCCAAGACAACGTCGAAACCGTGGTGCCGTGCTCGCCATTCCAGCAGAAAATGTATCATGCCTTTTTGAACAACCCGCACAAGCCCTACCTGTTCAACAACCTCGTGTCTCTGAGCAACGTGGACGGGAAGAGGGCATCTGACGCGGACGCTCTTCAGCAGGCATGGCAACAAACGGTACATCGGCATGCCATTTTGAGGAGCGTATTCATCTTCGATGCGTCGTCCAACCAGCTATTCCACAAAATATTGACGGAGCAGAAAGCCGATATTTCAGTCCACGCCGTACGATCCGAGGCCGATGCCACTGCACAAAGTCGACTCCATCTCAATGACGTTCGGTCGAGGCTCTTCAGAGATGACACACCGCCCGTCTCCATCCGCATATTCACCGCTGACGATGGCCAAACATTCGTTCATTTCGTCATGGGACACATTCTGATCGACCACGTCAGCCTGGCCCACGTCTTCTCCGAATTCTCGGCGTTCTACCGAGGCCAGACTCCAGAGCCAGCACTGCCCCCCGCCGGCTTCCATCATTACATCCAACACGTCCGGCAGACCCGTGACTTGGAGGAGAGCAACCGATACTGGGTTGAAGAGCTCCGAAGCGTCGGTCCATGCATGGTTCGTACCGCGTCGGATGTCACAGTCAACTCAGACCCTTACTCCATGGGCTCTGTCGATTTCACGGTGGAGATGACCACTGAGCTTCGGGGGTTCCTCCGGGAGGTTGGAATCACTTTTTCGAGTCTACTACAGTTTACTTGGGCGTTGCTCTTGCATTTCGAGACTGGCCATGGATCCGTGTGTTTCGGACACCTGTCGTCTGACCGAGATATCGACTTCCCGCATGCGGACGAGATAGTCGGGCCTATGCTGTCGATGATGGTGGCTCAAGCTGAACTCGGCGACGCAACAGGAGTCCTGGAGGCTCTTCGGGTATTCCAAGAAGACAGCATCCGGAGCCTGCGGCACAAGACGTTCGACTTGACAGAAGTTGAACGTCGGCTGGGCCGCGGCACGGGTCTCTTCAATACGTTGGTCAACTACCGGAAGGTCAAGTACTCTGACGACGGTACTGCAGTTGACTTCCGGTCGGTTTGGAAACAAGATCCTCACGAGGTGAGTATCAATGTCGTTCTGTTTCCTTTCATCGATCGGCTAACCAACCGCGTGTTTGACAGCAAATACTGGTTCTGGCTTTCAACGAAGGTCGCTCGCAGTTGGATGCCACGCTGACGTATTACGAATCTCTATTCTCCAAGGCATTTGTGACAAGGTTAAGCGAAGAGTACGGTCGCATACTGAAGCTATTGGTTTCTGGTGAGCATCATACAGTTGGGGACCTCAGAGTCGTCCTCGATTCATAGATGTGTCCGGTTAGGGGGGCTGGATTTCATAGTGTAAGAGGTCGGCGCGCCTTTAGTTACTAATTTTCAATTCAGATTTGGCTTCTGAATCTAGATCAACCGGTTTTGTTCCGGAGGTGACGCAGTGGGAAAGCCCTGAAGTTCCCGAGCTCAACATAAGACTTTTCCATTGGATGCCAAAGAATGGTGAAAGTGTCACGTAGCCATCTCATAATCAGCAATTGCTTCTCCAATCCCTCATTTTCTAAACTTTATTAATGAGACAGTGCCCAACTCTCTCAACACTTACAACCTCTATGGCCATAATCCATACACAAAGGGGTCAACATAGGGATAGTCGGCCTCCATGCCCATGATGATGCTGTACTCGTCCCGCAGCAAGTCCGAACCCTCGTTCCCGTAGTCGGCGTACTCGCTCAGCTCGTGCCTCCGCAGAGCAATCGTCCACGGGAAGCTGGAGTGCGCGACGCCCATGAAGGCGCTCGCCCTGAACATGACCAGAAAGTCCACCAGGGCCTGCTGGTCGAAGGTGAGGCCGTCGAGCCGCCGCCTGTCGGGCCCCCGGAGCAGGTCGTGCTTGGTCACGACCTGGAcgtctctcttcttcttctcgggacccggcccggcggcgaggcgctcgTGCAGTCTCTGGGCGAAGACGTCGACCACGGTCTGGTTCCCGGAGGCGACGtagacgacgccgagcccCGTGCGCTCCAGGTTCCTGAACTGCTCCTCGAACTGGTCCTCCATGCGCGAGAAGCGCCACTCGTCCGGCGACCACGCGGACGtcgcgtcctcctcgagtcGTAGGTGGGCGCCGTAGAAGGCGCCGGGGTTGATGGCTTTCGTCGGATCGATGGGCAGGCCAAACCTGGCCTTGAGTTCGAACAGGATTTTGGCTGCCAGGGCGCGCGTGTCGTTCCGGAACGAGAGGATCTTGCCGAACTCATGCACGaaggcgtcgccgtcgtcacggACGGGATACTCGAGGAACGACTGCTCGAGCTTGACGTGTACCGGGGCATCGGGTCGAAGGCGGTCCCCGACGGACATCTGGTCCAGCCACTTGTCGAAGGATTGCCGCCACATTTCGGGGTGTCTCAATCCCTCGCGAGGGTGGTCCGGCTCGAACTGGTCTCCCAGCAGGCTCAAGGGCTCCCCTATCCGCGTGTTGTAAGAAGGAAAATCCGCAGCGCGTTCGTACACGCGCATGCCGGGACATCCTTCGGTCAAGTGCGTAATGAAGGTCTCGCGATCCAAAAGGTAGTCGAGCGGCACCTCGGTGGCTGTCTCGATATCGGTGATGTCTTTGGCGTTCCGCAGTGCCATTGAagggacgacgacggcgcctcCGCCGTGGATGGCGTATCGGACGCATTTGAGGATCTGGTTCCGTACCATCCCGATGCCGCCGTGTTGCCCCTCGCAGCTGAACAGCAGCCCGGGACGGAACCGagtaagtcaaagcacccacttttgggccacccccacatatgggccacccaaaaatgcctcatcaccaacctcctccttcatcctcctccaacttcaaactatcacatctttttccaaccttatgcaaatggcctcatctttttagggcaccttattctaggcattatgagccagtatacagaaaatgaagtcaatcaagcgcttgaggccatttcgaacggtcagagtgtcaggaaggctgcccagcagtatggtgtgccaaggtctacccttcagcatcgtcttcaaggcacccaggcaagggcagcagcattttctgacctgcagaggctcacagtgagccaggaggccaagttggctgaatgggtgcgaatccagcatgcccttgggcttcctccaacccatcaacaagtgaagcattttgcagaaagaatccttcatgccataggggatacccaacctatagggagaggctgggtccaggcctttataaggaggaatccatcagtcaaggtcaagagaagttgccctattgattcaagacgtgttaatggggcatctactgaggtcatcagggactggttcaagcatctcgccataccagagatcatcagcatcaaaccagccaacagatataacatggatgagactggtatccttgagggccagggatctaatgggctggtgctgggga
This genomic interval from Colletotrichum higginsianum IMI 349063 chromosome 9, whole genome shotgun sequence contains the following:
- a CDS encoding Alternative oxidase, which codes for MVRNQILKCVRYAIHGGGAVVVPSMALRNAKDITDIETATEVPLDYLLDRETFITHLTEGCPGMRVYERAADFPSYNTRIGEPLSLLGDQFEPDHPREGLRHPEMWRQSFDKWLDQMSVGDRLRPDAPVHVKLEQSFLEYPVRDDGDAFVHEFGKILSFRNDTRALAAKILFELKARFGLPIDPTKAINPGAFYGAHLRLEEDATSAWSPDEWRFSRMEDQFEEQFRNLERTGLGVVYVASGNQTVVDVFAQRLHERLAAGPGPEKKKRDVQVVTKHDLLRGPDRRRLDGLTFDQQALVDFLVMFRASAFMGVAHSSFPWTIALRRHELSEYADYGNEGSDLLRDEYSIIMGMEADYPYVDPFVYGLWP